From a single Sinomonas atrocyanea genomic region:
- a CDS encoding FAD-binding oxidoreductase encodes MGTERFDVLRGQVRGQVVEDDDPEYEVARHVFNGMVDRRPAAILRVSQVADVMAAVRFAHGLGIDVALRGGGHSAPGFGTVDGGLVLDFSARRGVRVDPAARTARVEAGATWADFNHATHAFGLASTGGIIGTTGVAGLTLGGGIGYLARKHGLSCDNLISADVVLADGTFVTASETANTDLFWALRGGSGNFGAVTSFEFRLHPVDMVHVGLIFYDAALGADIGASYREWLADEPEEMGAFLGFHQGPPVPFLPEEWHGRPVAVVAGMWTGDVDAGPAHWQPLLDAGPVLGSMFAPLPYPALNIMFDGLSGVPGLQGYWKADFLRTLSDDALRVAVEHSAGIPTVHSANHFYPIDGAVQRVAPDATAFPYRDVRFAPVIAGQWPDPSENSQNISWVRDYWSALHEYSEPGGYINFQDTDDQSRIEANYAGNYARLSAVKATYDPDNFFHVNQNIKPAAAAAADAVAPPTEGAPTF; translated from the coding sequence ATGGGTACCGAGCGCTTCGATGTTCTCCGCGGCCAGGTCCGCGGCCAGGTCGTAGAGGACGATGATCCCGAGTACGAGGTGGCGCGCCACGTCTTCAACGGCATGGTGGACCGGCGGCCCGCCGCGATCCTGCGGGTGTCTCAGGTCGCCGACGTCATGGCGGCCGTCCGGTTCGCCCACGGGCTCGGCATCGACGTTGCCCTCCGGGGCGGCGGCCACAGCGCGCCGGGTTTCGGGACGGTCGACGGCGGGCTCGTCCTCGACTTCTCGGCCCGCCGCGGAGTCCGGGTCGACCCCGCGGCGAGGACGGCCCGCGTCGAGGCGGGCGCGACTTGGGCCGACTTCAATCACGCGACCCACGCGTTCGGCCTCGCGAGCACGGGTGGCATCATCGGCACGACCGGCGTCGCCGGCCTGACTCTGGGGGGCGGGATCGGCTACCTGGCCCGGAAGCACGGACTCTCGTGCGACAACCTGATCTCAGCAGACGTCGTCCTCGCCGATGGCACCTTCGTGACTGCCAGCGAGACGGCGAACACAGACCTGTTCTGGGCCCTGCGCGGCGGCAGCGGGAACTTCGGGGCCGTGACCTCGTTCGAGTTCCGGCTGCATCCGGTCGATATGGTCCACGTGGGGCTCATCTTCTACGACGCGGCACTCGGGGCCGATATCGGCGCCTCGTACCGCGAGTGGCTCGCCGACGAGCCGGAGGAGATGGGCGCCTTCCTCGGTTTCCACCAGGGCCCGCCGGTCCCGTTCCTCCCGGAGGAGTGGCACGGCAGGCCGGTCGCAGTGGTTGCCGGCATGTGGACGGGCGACGTCGACGCCGGACCGGCCCACTGGCAGCCCCTGCTCGACGCTGGACCGGTACTCGGTTCCATGTTTGCGCCGCTGCCGTATCCGGCCCTCAACATCATGTTCGACGGCCTCAGCGGGGTCCCCGGGCTCCAGGGCTACTGGAAGGCGGACTTCCTCCGTACGCTCAGCGACGACGCGCTCCGCGTGGCGGTCGAGCACTCCGCCGGCATCCCCACCGTGCACTCGGCCAACCACTTCTACCCCATCGACGGCGCGGTGCAACGCGTCGCCCCCGATGCCACGGCCTTCCCCTACCGCGACGTCCGGTTCGCTCCCGTCATCGCCGGGCAGTGGCCCGACCCCTCGGAGAACAGCCAGAACATCTCTTGGGTCCGCGACTACTGGTCCGCCCTCCACGAGTACTCAGAGCCCGGCGGCTACATCAACTTCCAGGACACGGACGACCAGTCCAGGATCGAGGCCAACTACGCCGGGAACTACGCCCGGCTGTCCGCGGTGAAGGCAACGTACGACCCGGACAACTTCTTCCACGTCAACCAGAACATCAAGCCTGCAGCGGCAGCAGCGGCAGATGCCGTGGCCCCGCCGACGGAAGGCGCACCCACGTTCTGA
- a CDS encoding gluconokinase, translated as MEHLPGPGLWVVMGVSGAGKTTAGQALAAHLGVPFGDADDLHPAANVAKMQSGVALDDADRAPWLAAVGTWLAERRDGAVMSCSALRRAYRDTLREYAWPVRFLHLAGSAEVVRARVEAREGHYMPASLVESQYAALEPLGDDEDGITVGFDEPIETIVGHADALARRVARPARMAS; from the coding sequence ATGGAGCACCTCCCCGGCCCCGGCCTCTGGGTCGTGATGGGCGTCTCGGGCGCCGGCAAGACCACGGCGGGCCAGGCCCTGGCCGCCCACCTCGGCGTCCCGTTCGGCGACGCAGACGATCTGCATCCCGCGGCGAACGTCGCGAAGATGCAGTCCGGGGTGGCGCTGGACGACGCCGACCGCGCACCATGGCTCGCCGCCGTCGGGACGTGGCTGGCCGAGCGCAGGGACGGAGCGGTGATGAGCTGCTCCGCCCTGCGCCGGGCCTACCGGGACACCCTGCGCGAGTACGCGTGGCCGGTCAGGTTCCTGCACCTGGCCGGGTCCGCCGAGGTGGTCCGCGCCCGAGTCGAGGCCCGGGAGGGCCACTACATGCCGGCCTCGCTCGTGGAGAGCCAGTATGCCGCGCTCGAGCCCCTCGGGGACGATGAGGACGGGATCACGGTGGGCTTCGACGAGCCGATTGAGACAATCGTCGGACACGCGGACGCCTTGGCCCGGCGCGTCGCGCGGCCCGCTCGCATGGCCTCTTGA
- a CDS encoding MFS transporter, which yields MSDQATDVLLNKNGTASSRRGGWMMIATILIEAWDLYAISFVLVFISAEYHPTVAQLGLVTAGVQGGALVGALLGGYVADRLGRKRVFVLTMVLFIVLAIAQGFSQNVWDLIILRILIGIPLGSDISNGYAYIMESMSKGSREVMGSRWQFMFGLGEVFSIVVITVMYMTGMDHAVLWRVALAIGAIPAFILLLARLDLPETPLSLIQRGKFTKAKEVSLRLFDEPLDMLPNEDVVIERPKVGDFLRVTWADRTRRRATIFGWISNACQGAEFTAFGFYLPVILVSAGVGVVGGGAAANITGTNFVTAGIYVLATISGLVAPIMITKIGHRGVSMWGFGLAFVGLLIGAAALGANIQWLIVLGACVLMWGHYWAASNGMTVVSMVAPARFRATASGFGYVFVKAASFFGAFVFPLMTASWGKVGATVAVSVLSLIGLLSAKFILPELYGYVDREGALEASELKA from the coding sequence TTGTCCGACCAGGCAACCGACGTCCTGCTCAACAAGAACGGCACGGCATCCAGTCGCCGCGGCGGCTGGATGATGATCGCCACGATCCTCATCGAGGCGTGGGACCTCTACGCGATCTCCTTCGTCCTCGTCTTCATCAGCGCCGAGTACCACCCCACCGTCGCGCAGCTCGGCCTCGTCACCGCCGGCGTGCAGGGCGGCGCGCTCGTGGGCGCCCTGCTGGGCGGCTACGTCGCGGACAGACTGGGGCGCAAGCGGGTCTTCGTCCTCACGATGGTCCTGTTCATCGTGCTCGCGATCGCGCAGGGGTTCTCCCAGAACGTCTGGGACCTGATCATCCTGCGCATCCTCATCGGCATCCCGCTCGGGTCCGACATCTCCAACGGCTACGCCTACATCATGGAGTCGATGTCGAAGGGGTCCCGCGAGGTCATGGGCAGCCGGTGGCAGTTCATGTTCGGCCTCGGCGAGGTCTTCTCGATCGTGGTCATCACCGTCATGTACATGACCGGCATGGACCACGCGGTGCTCTGGCGCGTGGCCCTCGCGATCGGTGCGATCCCCGCCTTCATCCTGCTGCTGGCCCGGCTCGACCTGCCCGAGACCCCGCTCTCGCTCATCCAGCGGGGCAAGTTCACCAAGGCCAAGGAAGTCTCGCTGCGCCTCTTCGACGAGCCGCTCGACATGCTCCCGAACGAGGACGTCGTGATCGAGCGGCCCAAGGTCGGCGACTTCCTGCGGGTCACCTGGGCCGACCGGACCCGGCGCCGCGCGACCATCTTCGGATGGATCTCGAACGCCTGCCAGGGCGCCGAGTTCACGGCCTTCGGCTTCTACCTCCCCGTCATCCTCGTCAGCGCCGGCGTGGGCGTGGTGGGCGGCGGCGCCGCGGCGAACATCACGGGCACCAACTTCGTCACGGCCGGCATCTACGTGCTTGCTACCATCTCGGGCCTCGTGGCGCCGATCATGATCACCAAGATCGGCCACCGCGGCGTGTCCATGTGGGGCTTCGGCCTCGCCTTCGTCGGCCTCCTGATCGGTGCCGCCGCACTGGGGGCGAACATCCAGTGGCTGATCGTCCTGGGCGCGTGCGTGCTCATGTGGGGCCACTACTGGGCCGCGTCGAACGGCATGACGGTCGTGTCCATGGTCGCGCCGGCCCGCTTCCGTGCCACCGCCTCGGGGTTCGGCTACGTGTTCGTGAAGGCCGCCTCGTTCTTCGGCGCGTTCGTCTTCCCGCTCATGACGGCGTCCTGGGGCAAGGTCGGTGCCACGGTCGCGGTGTCCGTCCTCTCGCTCATCGGCCTCCTGTCCGCGAAGTTCATCCTTCCCGAGCTCTACGGCTACGTGGACCGCGAAGGTGCGCTCGAGGCCTCCGAGCTCAAGGCCTGA
- a CDS encoding FadR/GntR family transcriptional regulator, producing the protein MAGTGSPRPAGPSAPGGLHTKLVESLGSAVAEGTLAEGSVIQIEELEERYAVSRSVVREALRVLAAMGLVAMRRRLGIQILPASEWNVFAPQVIQWRLASAGRFAQLRSLTELRGAVEPEAARLAATRAGEHETAELLELAGELWAAGQSADAERFLRVDTEFHRFILAASGNEMFAALHPSVAEVLAGRTHFGLMPSRPHPDALQLHMDVAAAIQRSDPDAAHAAMRAIMTRTMAELSELHAPGGTPSPGALPA; encoded by the coding sequence ATGGCAGGCACCGGTTCGCCGCGTCCGGCGGGGCCCTCTGCACCGGGTGGCCTCCATACGAAGCTCGTGGAGAGCCTCGGCTCGGCGGTCGCCGAGGGGACCCTCGCCGAGGGCAGCGTGATCCAGATCGAGGAGCTCGAGGAGCGCTACGCCGTCTCCCGCTCCGTGGTCCGCGAGGCGCTCAGGGTCCTGGCTGCCATGGGCCTCGTGGCCATGCGCCGCCGGCTGGGCATCCAGATCCTCCCCGCCAGCGAGTGGAACGTCTTCGCACCCCAGGTGATCCAGTGGCGGCTCGCCTCGGCGGGCCGCTTCGCCCAGCTGCGCTCGCTCACCGAGCTGCGCGGCGCCGTCGAGCCGGAGGCGGCCCGCCTGGCTGCGACCCGCGCCGGCGAGCACGAGACCGCGGAGCTCCTCGAACTCGCGGGCGAGCTCTGGGCCGCGGGCCAGAGCGCGGACGCGGAACGATTCCTGCGCGTGGACACCGAGTTCCACCGCTTCATCCTCGCGGCCTCGGGCAACGAGATGTTCGCCGCGCTGCACCCCAGCGTCGCCGAGGTCCTCGCCGGGCGCACCCACTTCGGCCTCATGCCCTCGCGCCCTCACCCGGACGCGCTCCAGCTCCACATGGACGTGGCCGCCGCGATCCAGCGCTCGGACCCCGACGCCGCCCACGCCGCCATGCGGGCCATCATGACGCGCACCATGGCGGAGCTCAGCGAGCTCCACGCCCCGGGCGGCACGCCGTCCCCCGGTGCCCTGCCGGCATGA
- a CDS encoding homoserine dehydrogenase: MRTVDVAITGYGRIGREIAGMLQARTAAYRERHGVLVRITGVCGSAAGLVDPAGLAPERLAARGSFVPGLTGDAFLEAVRADVLIEAGPSDYRTGGPALGYLRWALGRGLDVIAVSKGALVLDLRGLLRLAAGHGGSLRFSGAAASALPTVDLLAHSLAGATLEGFEAVLTGTTTFVLDQMATAGLGLADAVALAQARGIAEPDPNFDLDGWDTAAKLVIIANAVLDAGLGLDSLPREGIGAVTPCDMARWAAQGLAPRLVGFVEHDGGGFRAGVELRLYGQDHPFAQLRGSMKGLRAVTEEMGALTVTGGASDPRATAAAALKDIEHAVAARQ, from the coding sequence ATGAGGACCGTCGACGTCGCGATCACGGGCTACGGCCGGATAGGCCGTGAGATCGCCGGAATGCTGCAGGCCCGCACCGCGGCCTACCGGGAGCGCCATGGCGTCCTCGTGCGGATCACCGGCGTCTGCGGCTCGGCTGCCGGGCTCGTCGATCCCGCGGGCCTCGCGCCCGAACGGCTCGCCGCCCGCGGCAGCTTCGTGCCGGGCCTCACCGGCGACGCCTTCCTCGAGGCCGTCCGCGCCGACGTGTTGATCGAGGCCGGCCCCAGCGACTACCGCACCGGTGGGCCGGCCCTGGGCTACCTCCGCTGGGCCCTCGGCCGCGGCCTCGATGTCATCGCGGTGTCCAAGGGCGCCCTCGTCCTGGACCTGCGCGGGCTCCTCCGCCTCGCCGCCGGCCACGGAGGGAGCCTGCGCTTCAGCGGAGCGGCCGCCTCCGCGCTGCCCACGGTGGACCTCCTGGCGCACAGTCTGGCCGGTGCCACGCTCGAGGGTTTCGAGGCGGTGCTGACCGGCACCACGACCTTCGTCCTCGACCAGATGGCCACCGCCGGCCTCGGCCTCGCGGACGCCGTGGCGCTCGCCCAGGCGCGCGGCATCGCCGAGCCGGACCCGAACTTCGACCTCGACGGCTGGGACACCGCCGCCAAGCTGGTCATCATCGCCAACGCCGTGCTCGATGCCGGCCTGGGACTCGACAGTCTGCCGCGGGAGGGGATCGGCGCGGTGACCCCCTGCGACATGGCGCGGTGGGCGGCGCAGGGCCTCGCGCCGCGCCTCGTCGGCTTCGTCGAGCACGACGGCGGGGGGTTCCGGGCCGGCGTCGAGCTTCGCCTCTACGGGCAGGACCACCCGTTCGCCCAGCTCCGCGGGAGCATGAAGGGCCTTCGCGCGGTCACCGAGGAGATGGGCGCCCTGACGGTGACCGGGGGAGCGTCGGACCCGCGCGCCACCGCCGCCGCCGCGCTGAAGGACATCGAGCACGCGGTGGCCGCGCGCCAGTGA
- a CDS encoding nucleoside/nucleotide kinase family protein — MTLDALARRAASLVPEEGGRAILGICGEPGAGKTTLAEQILERLRSAHGADWAAHVPMDGFHLADVQLARLGLLDRKGAPETFDADGYAALLGRIASGAGSVVYAPGFERRLEQPLAAAIAVPPEARLIITEGNYLLLGEAPWAAARARLREVWYLDAEPVTRVDRLIRRHIEFGKDPERAREWVLRSDEANARLIRAGRDSADYVIAAQDCTD; from the coding sequence GTGACCCTCGACGCGCTCGCCCGCCGCGCCGCCTCCCTCGTCCCCGAGGAAGGCGGCCGGGCCATCCTGGGCATCTGCGGCGAGCCCGGGGCGGGCAAGACCACGCTCGCCGAGCAGATCCTCGAGCGCCTGCGCTCTGCACACGGCGCAGACTGGGCGGCGCACGTGCCCATGGACGGGTTCCACCTCGCCGACGTCCAGCTCGCGCGCCTCGGGCTCCTGGACCGCAAGGGCGCGCCCGAGACCTTCGACGCCGACGGGTATGCCGCTCTGCTCGGCAGGATCGCCTCGGGCGCCGGGTCCGTGGTCTACGCACCGGGGTTCGAGCGCCGGCTCGAGCAGCCCCTCGCCGCCGCCATCGCGGTCCCCCCGGAAGCACGCCTGATCATCACGGAGGGCAACTACCTCCTCCTGGGGGAGGCGCCGTGGGCGGCTGCCCGGGCGCGGCTGCGGGAGGTCTGGTACCTCGACGCCGAACCCGTCACCCGGGTGGACCGCCTCATCCGCCGGCACATCGAGTTCGGCAAGGACCCGGAACGGGCCCGCGAATGGGTGCTCCGATCCGACGAGGCCAATGCGCGCCTGATCAGGGCGGGCCGGGACAGCGCGGACTACGTCATCGCCGCGCAGGACTGTACCGACTGA
- a CDS encoding NCS1 family nucleobase:cation symporter-1, translated as MGHGTATLPAGLSPRLYNTDLAPTQRAGRSWTAYSIFTLWANDVHSLGNYAFAIGLFALGLGGWQVLAALGVGAVLLFALLNLSGFMGQKTGVPFPVMSRIAFGIHGAQIAALTRGGVAVAWFGIQTYLASVVLRVLVIAIFPGLRPLDDGSILGLSPLGWMAFVFLWIVQVVIVSYGMEMIRKYEAFAGPIILATMLALAVWMFAKAGFSIAWSTGKDLSGGDMWLHILGGGALWVSIYGTFVLNFCDFTRSARTKKSIVKGNFWGIPINMLLFGAISVVLAGAQFKIDGHLIESPSDVVASIPNTFLLAAASTALLVLTVAVNLMANFVAPTYALTNLFPRRLNFRRAAFVSAVIGLLILPWNLYNNPVVIVYFLGGLGALLGPLFGVIMADYWLVRRGKVSVPALYSEDADGTYHYRKGVNPKAIAALVPAAAVALAIAFIPALGALSSFSWFFGAGIAAVNFYALADRKQTFEDVDGEAIAVPSVH; from the coding sequence ATGGGCCACGGCACCGCCACCCTTCCGGCGGGCCTCAGCCCCCGGCTCTACAACACCGACCTCGCTCCGACCCAGCGCGCCGGGCGCAGCTGGACCGCCTACAGCATCTTCACCCTGTGGGCCAACGATGTGCACAGCCTCGGCAACTACGCCTTCGCGATCGGGCTCTTCGCCCTCGGCCTCGGCGGCTGGCAGGTCCTCGCGGCCCTCGGCGTCGGCGCAGTCCTCCTCTTCGCCCTCCTGAACCTCTCCGGCTTCATGGGCCAGAAAACCGGCGTCCCGTTCCCCGTGATGAGCCGCATCGCCTTCGGCATCCACGGCGCCCAGATCGCGGCCCTCACCCGCGGCGGGGTGGCCGTCGCCTGGTTCGGCATCCAGACGTACCTGGCCTCGGTGGTGCTGCGCGTCCTCGTGATCGCCATCTTCCCCGGCCTCAGGCCGCTCGACGACGGCTCGATCCTCGGCCTGTCCCCGCTCGGCTGGATGGCCTTCGTCTTCCTGTGGATCGTCCAGGTCGTGATCGTGTCCTACGGCATGGAGATGATCCGCAAGTACGAGGCCTTCGCCGGCCCCATCATCCTCGCCACCATGCTCGCCCTCGCCGTCTGGATGTTCGCCAAGGCCGGCTTCTCCATCGCGTGGAGCACCGGCAAGGACCTCTCCGGCGGCGACATGTGGCTGCACATCCTCGGCGGCGGCGCCCTGTGGGTCTCGATCTACGGCACGTTCGTGCTCAACTTCTGCGACTTCACGCGCTCGGCCCGGACCAAGAAGTCGATCGTCAAGGGCAACTTCTGGGGCATCCCGATCAACATGCTCCTCTTCGGAGCCATCAGCGTGGTCCTCGCCGGGGCCCAGTTCAAGATCGACGGGCACCTCATCGAGAGCCCCTCGGACGTGGTCGCCTCGATCCCCAATACCTTCCTCCTCGCCGCGGCGAGCACGGCCCTCCTCGTCCTGACCGTCGCGGTGAACCTCATGGCCAACTTCGTCGCCCCCACCTACGCGCTCACCAACCTCTTCCCCCGCAGGCTCAACTTCCGCAGGGCGGCCTTTGTCTCCGCCGTCATCGGCCTGCTCATCCTGCCGTGGAACCTCTACAACAACCCGGTGGTGATCGTGTACTTCCTCGGGGGCCTCGGCGCCCTGCTGGGCCCGCTGTTCGGCGTGATCATGGCCGACTACTGGCTGGTCCGCCGCGGCAAGGTCTCCGTCCCCGCCCTCTACTCCGAGGACGCCGACGGCACGTACCACTACCGCAAGGGCGTCAACCCCAAGGCCATCGCCGCCCTCGTGCCCGCCGCGGCAGTGGCCCTCGCGATCGCCTTCATCCCGGCCCTGGGCGCCCTGAGCTCGTTCTCGTGGTTCTTCGGCGCGGGGATCGCGGCCGTGAACTTCTACGCGCTGGCCGACCGGAAGCAGACCTTCGAGGACGTCGACGGCGAGGCGATCGCCGTCCCCAGCGTCCACTGA
- a CDS encoding aspartate/glutamate racemase family protein → MRILVANVNTTQTMTDSIAAAARAAASPGTEIVGITPRFGADSCEGNFESYLAAVAVMDAVMRYEGEFDAVVQAGYGEHGREGLQELLDVPIVDITEAAAATAMYLGHKYSVVTTLDRAVPLIEDRLKLAGLGARCASVRASGLGVLELEEDPERAVKEIVAQAESAVYDDKAEVIVLGCGGMSGLDAQIRERCGVPVVDGVAAAVAVAEGLVRLGLTTSKVRTYAAPRPKAVTGWPLPVR, encoded by the coding sequence ATGCGCATCCTCGTCGCCAACGTCAACACGACCCAGACCATGACCGACTCCATCGCGGCGGCGGCCCGGGCCGCAGCCTCGCCGGGCACGGAGATCGTGGGCATCACCCCCCGCTTCGGCGCCGACTCCTGCGAGGGCAACTTCGAGTCCTACCTCGCCGCGGTCGCGGTGATGGACGCCGTGATGCGCTACGAGGGCGAGTTCGACGCGGTGGTCCAGGCGGGGTACGGCGAGCACGGCCGCGAGGGCCTGCAGGAACTCCTCGACGTGCCAATCGTGGACATCACCGAGGCGGCCGCCGCGACCGCGATGTACCTGGGCCACAAGTATTCGGTAGTCACCACCCTTGACCGGGCCGTGCCGCTGATCGAGGACCGGCTCAAGCTGGCCGGCCTCGGTGCGCGCTGCGCCTCGGTACGGGCCTCCGGCCTCGGCGTCCTCGAGCTCGAGGAGGACCCGGAGCGTGCGGTCAAGGAGATCGTCGCCCAGGCCGAGAGCGCCGTCTATGACGACAAGGCCGAGGTGATCGTGCTCGGCTGCGGCGGCATGAGCGGACTCGACGCGCAGATCCGCGAACGCTGCGGGGTGCCGGTGGTCGACGGCGTCGCGGCGGCGGTGGCGGTCGCGGAGGGCCTGGTCCGGCTCGGGCTGACCACCTCCAAGGTGCGCACCTACGCGGCGCCCCGCCCCAAGGCCGTGACGGGCTGGCCGCTCCCGGTCCGCTGA
- a CDS encoding YeiH family protein has product MRVTLLRTLPGLGVAAAVAAVATVLGQLVPVIGGPVFGILLGLLAAAAIRPLRGGLWTPGYRAAGSHVLQGSIVVLGTGLSLQQVAQVGAGSLPVMLGTLAVALGGAALLGRALRLDADTRTLIGVGTGICGASAIAATTAVIRPKEADVAYAIGTIFTFNIAAVLLFPAVGHLLGLSPHSFGLWSGTAVNDTSSVVAAAASYGGGAESYAVVVKLTRSLMIIPIVMALAALRARRERTDGRGGRAGVPWRRMVPAFLVGFVLAAALETVGAIPTAWHPGLSALAAFLITVALAGIGLNLRFAEMRRAGPRPLLLGGMLWAAVALTSLGLQSVTGTI; this is encoded by the coding sequence ATGCGCGTCACACTCCTGCGCACGCTGCCGGGACTCGGCGTCGCGGCGGCGGTGGCCGCGGTCGCGACCGTGCTCGGCCAGCTCGTGCCCGTCATCGGCGGCCCCGTGTTCGGGATCCTCCTGGGGCTGCTCGCGGCGGCGGCCATCCGGCCCCTGCGGGGCGGCCTGTGGACGCCGGGGTACCGCGCGGCCGGCTCCCACGTCCTGCAGGGCTCCATCGTGGTCCTCGGCACGGGCCTGTCCCTCCAGCAGGTGGCCCAGGTGGGCGCCGGCTCGCTGCCGGTGATGCTGGGGACGCTCGCCGTCGCCCTCGGCGGCGCGGCACTGCTCGGCCGCGCGCTCCGCCTCGACGCGGACACGCGGACCCTCATCGGGGTCGGGACGGGGATCTGCGGCGCGTCCGCGATCGCGGCGACGACCGCCGTGATCAGGCCCAAGGAGGCGGACGTCGCCTACGCGATCGGCACGATCTTCACCTTCAACATCGCGGCCGTCCTCCTCTTCCCCGCGGTGGGCCACCTCCTCGGCCTCAGCCCGCACTCCTTCGGCCTGTGGAGCGGTACGGCGGTGAACGACACGTCCTCAGTCGTGGCCGCGGCCGCGAGCTACGGGGGCGGCGCGGAGTCCTACGCGGTGGTCGTCAAGCTCACCCGCTCGCTCATGATCATCCCCATCGTCATGGCCCTCGCAGCCCTGCGGGCCCGGCGGGAGCGCACGGACGGCCGCGGCGGCCGGGCCGGCGTGCCCTGGCGGCGCATGGTCCCGGCCTTCCTCGTGGGCTTCGTCCTCGCCGCGGCGCTGGAGACGGTGGGCGCCATTCCCACGGCGTGGCATCCCGGCCTCTCCGCGCTGGCCGCCTTCCTCATCACGGTGGCCCTCGCCGGGATCGGCCTCAACCTGCGCTTCGCCGAGATGCGCAGGGCCGGCCCGCGCCCGCTCCTGCTCGGGGGGATGCTCTGGGCCGCGGTGGCCCTGACGAGCCTCGGCCTGCAGTCGGTGACGGGGACGATCTGA
- a CDS encoding ROK family transcriptional regulator, producing the protein MHKGSNLERVGRYNLTVVLDLIRRSGEGLSRVQLVESTGLSTQTVSNIVRRLLEEGLVAETGKVAGKMGKPRTLLRIDALSRFAVGVHLDPSVISCVLLDLSGAVAARSHIPIRSVAGPDQTVRVIAEAVDALIDKSGVERGRVIGVGMAAPGPMDASGGGVVGPPLLTGWERVDLCEGLRGATGLPVFLDKDSTAAAHGELWISGESAPHDFAFVYLGTGLGSGLVINGEVVRGSSNNVGEIGHFSAGIDGPVCSCGRPGCVGLTTMPSYLVGRAVEAGILEPSAGEPDLQETMARLRLLAAEAREGSAAARAILRDSATRLARAVEDIASLLDLERIVFGGPSWPAVSGLYLAVMREALADRKAVGAIHPLELVDSALAEDVAAVGAGCLVLNELLSPRADGLLLVP; encoded by the coding sequence ATGCACAAGGGGTCCAATCTCGAGCGCGTCGGCAGGTACAACCTCACCGTGGTGCTCGATCTGATCCGGCGGTCCGGAGAGGGCCTCAGCCGCGTGCAGCTGGTCGAGTCGACCGGCCTGTCGACCCAGACCGTCTCGAACATCGTGCGCCGGCTCCTCGAGGAGGGCCTCGTGGCCGAGACCGGGAAGGTCGCGGGGAAGATGGGCAAGCCCCGCACCCTCCTCCGGATCGATGCGCTGAGCCGCTTTGCGGTGGGAGTGCACCTGGACCCCTCCGTCATCTCGTGCGTCCTCCTGGACCTCTCGGGCGCAGTGGCCGCCCGCTCGCACATCCCCATCCGCTCGGTCGCCGGGCCCGACCAGACCGTGCGCGTCATCGCGGAGGCCGTCGATGCCCTGATCGACAAGAGCGGCGTCGAGCGCGGGCGGGTCATCGGCGTCGGGATGGCCGCCCCGGGACCGATGGACGCCTCCGGCGGCGGGGTCGTCGGTCCGCCCCTGCTGACGGGCTGGGAGCGCGTCGACCTGTGCGAAGGGCTGCGCGGTGCCACCGGCCTGCCGGTCTTCCTGGACAAGGACTCCACCGCCGCGGCCCACGGCGAGCTCTGGATCAGCGGCGAGAGCGCCCCGCACGACTTCGCGTTCGTCTACCTCGGCACAGGACTCGGCTCAGGCCTGGTCATCAACGGCGAGGTGGTCCGGGGAAGCTCCAACAACGTCGGGGAGATCGGCCACTTCTCCGCCGGGATCGACGGGCCGGTGTGCAGCTGCGGCCGTCCCGGGTGCGTCGGGCTCACCACGATGCCGTCCTACCTCGTGGGGCGGGCCGTCGAGGCGGGCATCCTCGAACCGAGTGCAGGAGAGCCCGACCTGCAGGAGACCATGGCGCGCTTGCGCCTCCTCGCCGCGGAGGCGCGCGAGGGCAGCGCGGCGGCACGGGCGATCCTGCGGGACTCGGCGACGCGGCTGGCCCGGGCCGTCGAGGACATCGCCAGCCTGCTCGACCTCGAGCGCATCGTCTTCGGCGGGCCGTCCTGGCCTGCCGTCAGCGGCCTGTACCTCGCCGTGATGCGCGAGGCCCTCGCCGACCGGAAGGCCGTGGGGGCAATCCACCCCCTGGAACTCGTCGACTCGGCGCTGGCCGAGGACGTCGCGGCGGTTGGGGCCGGCTGCCTCGTGCTCAACGAGCTCCTGTCACCCCGCGCCGACGGGCTCCTGCTGGTCCCATGA